ACGATATAGATAGCAACATATTTACACCATTTGGCTAAAGATTGGGTTTGTTTAAACTTTGCTGTATACCTGCAACTATCATATAAGCACTGCGTTAATAAGGATCGGAAGTCACATCCTAATTCAAATCGTTATTCAAAAGGAAAAAACAATGAAAATAAAGAGTCTCTATTACATTACACATATAGACAACTTGCCTTCTATCCTTGAGCGAGGAATCCTTTCCCGTGTAAAAATTGAAACGGAAAGGACACGATTCATTTCAATCTTCAAAAGGAAAACGGATGCTAAGGATAACATCAATAAAAGGCAGAAGGTTAGACTTCCAGATGGTAGAAAGAACCTGTTAAATTACACGAGCTTGTTCTTTCAACCACGTAACCCTATGATGTATCGCGCTATCTTTGAAACCGGTATAGACCAACTTGCCATACTTGAACTTGCTGATGCAGTGCTAAATGAACCAGAGGTTATCATCGCAGATGGCAATACGAGTGATGAATTAACGCAATTCAATCCTGCAGCTCAGGGTCTGCAAAAACTTCAGCAACAGCAGAAGACGATGCAAAGCGAGTGGTGGAAAGAATGTGACGGATCAAAGCGCAGGATCATGGCGGAATGTCTAGTCCCCGATCGCGTCAGTCCTAAATATATCCATTCAATTGTCGTCGCTGACAGTGGAATTAAAAATTGGGTACAGAAAATAGTTGAAGGTTCTCAACTACCTGTTATTTGTCAACCTGATATGTTTTTTCAACCTAAGCGTCGAATTGAAATTGGTAAAAACATTTCTCTTATTGATGGCGGCGATATATTTTTCTCTGAACTGCAGACATTGACAGTTACAGTCAATCTTCAAGGGGTTATGGGAAAAGGCTTGGCACTGCGCGCCAGAGAACAATTTCCAGATGTCTACGTAGAGTATGAAAAAGCATGTCGCGCAAAGAAGATTACATCTGAGCGTCCTTATATCTATAAGCGAGAGACATCAGTTGTGGATGAATTGGCAGATCTCAAGCCATATTGTAGGCGGATTGAAAACCCAATGAAGTGGTTTTTACTTTTTGCAACAAAACGGCATTGGCGCGCAAACTCACGCATAGAAGACATTGAGAGTGGATTAAAATGGTTAGAAAAAAACTTTAAAGAAAAAGGTATCCAGTCACTTGCGATGTCTGCGCTCGGGTGTGCATTGGGAGGATTGGACTGGATAGATGTCGCCCCGCTCATGTGCAAGCACCTCCATGATATTGGAATTCCTGTTGAGATTTATCTACCTCGTGAATATCCAATTGAACCTCAACATCTAACAGGGTCACATCTCCTTTCCCTCTGATGAGTGGCAAGTTTCTCTACTTGTGTATTCTTACATCCGCATATAACTTTCGCGGGGTTCGTCTAAATCAGCGAGGATCTCCTGACTCACTTTCAGAAACCGTCCATTCAGCATAATGAATTGAACACTGCCATCAGATGCATCTCTCCGTAAAAAGAGATATTCCCCAACAAATGTAATATCTGCAGCGGACATCTCCGCCAAGCCGTCGTCAGAGATGAGGAACGTGTCTGTTGTGTCTCCCAATTGGAGCGTGAAACCTGTCCCTAAGACATCCGCATCTGTGCTAACGCTGAGGTCGGAAATCGTGGGATGAGATTTAGTGCCGGATCTCATCGGAAACAGGAGGATGTTCAGCACTGCTGGCGATCCCTTGTTACTCCGATAGATAACGCTGTCTCCATCTAACGCTATTGAGAGGTCTGTCGTATCCGGCACACCGATGAAGAGATTGCTAAGACGTGTGTCCTGTGTCTGGACGCATTCTGCCTCGATGGCAATGTGAGACGCTGCCCCTTGATTGAAACGGAAGGTCTGTTCCAGTGTCTGTGCTTCGGGACTGAGAACAAGATCGTGCAAGATGAAGTATTCGCCTTTGAGGTAGAAGATGGCGCGTTTGTGGTGAGCGTCTAATGTCTGGTCCCACTTTTCGAGCCAGTCAAATTCGGGCGTTGTTATCCACTGCGCATCAACCGGATCGGACGCTGCGGGTGTGGTGTCAAGCACGCGGACTGAACCTGTTGTGAGGTGTCGTCCGTGTGCGTATAACGTGAGACTTGATGGCTCCGATGGGTGCGCATCGAAGAAGAGATATTGTGCATCCGGTGTCCAACTGTCTCGCATTACGTAACAACCCGTCTTAGGGAGCGCGTGTGAGGTGGTATCAGGGTACGGAAAATCCTCACGTTGGAAGCTGCTATCGGCAATTGTGCAGAGTTCAACAGCATCGAAGTTGGGGGCGGGAAGCGGACCGAGTGGCGGAAACGAATAGTCAGGTTTGCTCAAATGGATACATGTCGCTGTCAGTTTTTCGAGCAATGTTCGTAATTCTTCGGTTTGTGTGTCGGGTTGAAAGCGGAGGAATCTGGCGAAGTCAGCGATTGCCTCGACTTGGGCGCGAAGGGTACGGTCTTTGTGGAAGCCATCGGTATGGAAGAACGCATCGGTTATCCACTTATAGCGGCGCAGTGCGAGCAGACGGAGTTGTTCGCTGCCACGGAATTCAGGAAGCAGATGTGCGGCGATACCGATTTCTGTCGTTGCTGTGATTGCTGGAGTCGGGTGAACAGACAACCGGAGCAGGCATTCAAGGTAAGTTTTGGCGGTGGTGTAGGTATCGGATCTTTCTAATAGCACGGAATCGGGATTACAAATCCCTCCTACAAAATCTCTCCGAAAGGCAGTGTACGCTGATTTTGCGGTGGATATATCGTCCGCTGAAACGGCAGATTTTACGGCTTCCATGCCCGGAAAATCCAAATTGAGCACGTCAAAAAAGGCGTTGTCGCTTAGGGGTAATTGGAATTGATGTTGCGGCGTGAAATCTCGTTTGAGAACGGCGTTGTAGGTGGTAACTGCAGACTCCAGAATCGGGAGGTTTTGTGTGTTTGCGAGCGAGAAGGCGATGTCGGTTGGTAAGGTGAGATGGGAATCTGTCGGCGCGGGGGCAACCTCGGCGAGCACTGCCGAGATTCTTCCGAACCCAGCAAATCGCCAAAGTTCCGATTGCGGAAGTGAAGCACAGACACTCCCTGCCAGTGCGAGTGCGCTTCCGGCTTCGAGTCTTGGACGGGGTTCGCCGTCTGGATAGGTGTAGAGATACGCAGCGTGTTCTAACAGGATACGTGCAAGTTCTCGGTATCCTAACTCGGTGAGCGGTTCGTGCACGGCGACTGCGACTGCTTCGATGACCCGTGCTGCAACGGATTCTAATCGCCATGCCGGGTGTTGTGGTGTGAATTTGATCGGTGTCCGATTCGCTTCTGAGAAGGTGATTAACTCTTCACAATCGGCAATCGGTTCCAGTTCGGCAATGACGGGAAGCTCCTGCTTCGCAAGTGCTTGCGCGAGTCGATCGATGTGTTCGGTTCGGAGAGTGGTATATTCTTCCAACAGCATGTTGTGCCTCTACGTTTTATAGTAAAACCCGTAATTACTTATACATCAACACAAGGGCGAGGATACAATCCTCGCCAGCGGCAGTGGGGTATGTTGTGCCTCTATGTTTTAATCTCATGAATGGTTTGGGATATGATAACAGCGTTGGAGTGGCTTGTCAACCGATGGCGTAAAGGCATTTGGCTTTCAGCCATCAGCAGGCAGCGAAGCGTATCACCTCTATAGAAAGATGAAGTTAGAAGGTATAACGGTTAGAAACCTCGCCCATAGGTGTGAGTCGGTATACTCTTAAAAAAAGAATAGGGGTGGTAAAACCACCCCTGTTTGATGTTTCACAGGATTTTGGACTTTAGGCGGATAACGCCGAAACTGCAGCGTCCTCGTTGTCGAATCGTTCAAAAAGGCTGGTGAGTCTGCTCAGAACAATCAAGTTACTGATATGTTTGCTGACATTGATGACCCCAACACGACCTTTCTTTCGTGCTACAGCGGCACGTGCGATCATGAGAGCACCAAGTCCCGAACTATCGACTTTATTGACGTTCTCGAAATTGATAAGGATGCGGGGTGTATCGGATGCCTCTATCTGCGGTGAGATCACATCCCATAATTCTGAGGCTGCGGTTCCCATTATTTTTCCATTGGGTTCCAAAATCGAGATGCCGTTTTGCTGGCGAATTTGCGTTGTCATTTTTTGCTCCTTTTTTATTTTCCGTGAATTTTACTTCTTTTTTGAATTTTTATGCTATTTTAAGCGTCTGTTTTAGGTACTCGTTTCTTTAGTCGGATACGCTCAGAAAAAGTTGTTTTTTACGCTGCTAATGCGGAAACTGCGGCATCCTCGCTGTCAAAATGTTCAAAGAGACTAACGATTCGGCTGAGAACGATCAGGTTCTTAATATGTTTGCCGACATTCATGACACCGATGCGACCTTGTTTTCGATTTGCGAGCGCACGTGCCTCCATAAGGGCACCGAGTCCTGCGCTGTCGATCATATTAACGTTCTCAAAATTGATGAGGATACGCGGGGCATCGAAATCCGCTATCTGTGGGGAAATTGCTTTCCGTAATTCTGATACTGCGGATCCGACGATCTTTCCACTGGGTTCCAAAATTGAGATGCCATTTTGCTGGCGAACTTGGGTTGTCATTTTTTGCTCCTTTGTTTTTTACTCAAAACACTGAAAGTGTCAATTTACTTTTTTGAATCTTATGCTGTTTAAAGTTTAAACGTTTAATTTAAGTATTCGTTTACACTTAGTTGGATTTGATACCGAAAAAGTTCGCTTTTTCTGTGTCAATAAAGTGTTTATAGTGAAATCCACAATTATTTATACACTTGTAAGGTTGGAAAAGTTGCAAGAAAATTAAGAAAGTTTCATATTAAATTTATGGTTTTGATCCTCATAAGTGTTGGAAGTATGGAAGTTCGGAAGACCGCGGACACGGCATTTCTTCCAGCCTTCCCCCTCTTCCACACTTCCTCAAAACATAAAATTTATTTCTTAATATTGCTGAAGTTGTTTGTAGTAGGGCGATTTATCGCACGCCTGAAAAACAATTTGACACAATCAAGGGATTATGAGATAATTTTGTATCTTGTATCATCTTTTGTGTTGCGCGTTTGTATGGCGCGCTTTTTCAAAGAAAGGAAATTTTGACAATGGCAGTTACATTTCACCACGTTCATCTTCGTTGTGAAGATTTAGAAGGTGCAGTTCGTTATTACGAAGAGATGTTTGATGGCAAAGTTGATGAAACGGTTGAGGTCCGCGGCTTAAAGATTGTCCGGATGGAAATCGGTGGGGAGCGGATTTTCCTCTCACCTAAGTTCGGAGATATGGAAGTCGAAGACACCAGTGGCAACCCACGTTGGGGTGTCTACCAACTCGCTTTTACGGTAGAGGACTTGGACGCTGAGGTCGCGAAACTCCAAGCGAAAGGCGCGGAACTCGAAGATTTGAAACCCAACGGGTTGATGATGGCGTTCTTCAAGGGACCCGATAACGTTCAGATTGAACTCATTGAGGCTTAGCGTCGGTGAAGCAAAGCCGCGCAGGCAATATCATGAAATTCAGCGAACTCTTCCATACAATTCAGGGGGAAGGACAACTTATTGGCGTTCCCTCTGTGTTTTTCCGAACGAGTTATTGCAATCTAAGATGTGTTTGGTGTGATACACCTTACACATCTTGGGAGCCTGAAGATAAGGACATCTCTGTTGCTGAAAGTGTGGCTGCGATCTCACAATACGACTGTAAACATGTCGTTATCACCGGTGGAGAACCGTTTATTCAACCAAAAGAATTGACGGAGCTCTGTTATGAACTGGATAAGCGGGGGCACCACATTACGATTGAGACGAACGCCACACTTTTTACCGAAGTTGCGGCGCATCTCATTTCTATGAGTCCGAAGTTGCGTAACTCCAATCCGCCATCGGACAATCGTTTTTTCAAACGCCACGAACGCGAACGCATCCGTCCCGATGTTATTCTTAAGTTTTTGAATCGGTATCCGTGCCAAGTGAAGTTTGTTGTGGATACACCCGAAGATTTGGCGGAGATCCAAGCGTTAGAAACAGAAATTGGTATTCCTGCTGAGACGATTCTCTTGATGCCGCAAGGGACGACCCCTACTGTGCTACAACAGAAG
Above is a window of Candidatus Poribacteria bacterium DNA encoding:
- a CDS encoding STAS domain-containing protein, whose product is MTTQVRQQNGISILEPSGKIVGSAVSELRKAISPQIADFDAPRILINFENVNMIDSAGLGALMEARALANRKQGRIGVMNVGKHIKNLIVLSRIVSLFEHFDSEDAAVSALAA
- a CDS encoding DarT ssDNA thymidine ADP-ribosyltransferase family protein, whose amino-acid sequence is MKIKSLYYITHIDNLPSILERGILSRVKIETERTRFISIFKRKTDAKDNINKRQKVRLPDGRKNLLNYTSLFFQPRNPMMYRAIFETGIDQLAILELADAVLNEPEVIIADGNTSDELTQFNPAAQGLQKLQQQQKTMQSEWWKECDGSKRRIMAECLVPDRVSPKYIHSIVVADSGIKNWVQKIVEGSQLPVICQPDMFFQPKRRIEIGKNISLIDGGDIFFSELQTLTVTVNLQGVMGKGLALRAREQFPDVYVEYEKACRAKKITSERPYIYKRETSVVDELADLKPYCRRIENPMKWFLLFATKRHWRANSRIEDIESGLKWLEKNFKEKGIQSLAMSALGCALGGLDWIDVAPLMCKHLHDIGIPVEIYLPREYPIEPQHLTGSHLLSL
- a CDS encoding VOC family protein, with translation MAVTFHHVHLRCEDLEGAVRYYEEMFDGKVDETVEVRGLKIVRMEIGGERIFLSPKFGDMEVEDTSGNPRWGVYQLAFTVEDLDAEVAKLQAKGAELEDLKPNGLMMAFFKGPDNVQIELIEA
- a CDS encoding STAS domain-containing protein gives rise to the protein MTTQIRQQNGISILEPNGKIMGTAASELWDVISPQIEASDTPRILINFENVNKVDSSGLGALMIARAAVARKKGRVGVINVSKHISNLIVLSRLTSLFERFDNEDAAVSALSA
- a CDS encoding 7-carboxy-7-deazaguanine synthase QueE, encoding MKFSELFHTIQGEGQLIGVPSVFFRTSYCNLRCVWCDTPYTSWEPEDKDISVAESVAAISQYDCKHVVITGGEPFIQPKELTELCYELDKRGHHITIETNATLFTEVAAHLISMSPKLRNSNPPSDNRFFKRHERERIRPDVILKFLNRYPCQVKFVVDTPEDLAEIQALETEIGIPAETILLMPQGTTPTVLQQKQEWLVDLCKENGYRYSPRVHVDIWGDKRGV